GAGAAGCGCGAGGCCGTCGAGCGCAACGCCCAGCTGGCCAAGGCCCGCAAGCGCATGTCGCTCGAGGACTTCACCAAGGCGCTCGAAGAGGGCAAGGTCGAGTCGCTCAACCTCATCATCAAGGGCGACGTGTCCGGTGCTGTCGAGGCGCTGGAGGAGTCGCTCCTCAAGATCGAGGTCGACGACTCGGTGCAGCTGCGGATCATCCACCGCGGTGTGGGTGCCATCACGGAGTCCGACGTGAACCTGGCCACGATCGACAACGCGATCGTGATCGGCTTCAACGTCCGCCCCGACACCAAGGCCCGCGAGGCCGCGGCGCGCGAGGGCGTGGACATCCGCTTCTACAACGTCATCTACAACGCGATCGACGACGTCGAGGCATCGCTCAAGGGCATGCTCAAGCCGGAGTACGAGGAGGCCCAGGCGGGTCTCGCGGAGATCCGCGAGGTCTTCCGCTCCTCGAAGTTCGGCAACATCGCCGGTGTCATCGTGCGCAGCGGTACGATCACGCGCAACGCCAAGGCGCGCGTCATCCGCGACGGCGTGGTGCTCGCCGATGGCCTGGCCATCGAGTCGCTGCGTCGCTTCAAGGACGACGTCACCGAGGTCAAGACCGACTACGAGGCCGGTATCGGCCTCGGCAAGTTCAACGACATCCAGGTGGGTGACGAGATCGAGACCATCGAGATGGTCGAGAAGCCTCGCGCCTGATCGGGAGTGAATCGATGATTGTGCCGGGCGGTCCTGCGACTGCCCGGCACAATCGTTCCCAGGGAGGGAATCATGGCTGGTGAACGCGTCGCACGCGTGGCCGACCGCATTCGCGTGGTCCTGTCGGAGCGCCTGCAGAAGGGCCTGCGCGACCCGCGGCTCGGCTTCGTGACGATCACCGACGTGCGCGTGACGGGCGACCTGCAGAACGCCTCGGTGTTCTACACCGTCTACGGCACCGACGAGGAGCGCGAGGGTACCGCGGCGGCGCTCAAGGCCGCCACGGGCATGCTCCGCAGCGAGGTGGGTCGCAAGCTCAACACGCGGCTGACCCCGACGCTCGAGTTCATTCCGGACGCGCTGCCCGAGGAGGCCTCGCACCTCACCGAGCTGTTGCGCCGCGCCCGCGAGCAGGATCAGGCGGTCGCGAGCCTCGCGAAGGACGCCCGGTACGCCGGCGATGCCGACCCGTACCGGCGCGACGAGGACGACGAGGACTGACCCGCGGCGGGCGGCCGTCAGGCGGGCACGTCCCGCCGGCGGAAGCCCCAGAAGGCCAGCG
This genomic interval from Microbacterium sediminis contains the following:
- the rbfA gene encoding 30S ribosome-binding factor RbfA; translation: MAGERVARVADRIRVVLSERLQKGLRDPRLGFVTITDVRVTGDLQNASVFYTVYGTDEEREGTAAALKAATGMLRSEVGRKLNTRLTPTLEFIPDALPEEASHLTELLRRAREQDQAVASLAKDARYAGDADPYRRDEDDED